One window of Halorubrum sp. CBA1229 genomic DNA carries:
- a CDS encoding Cdc6/Cdc18 family protein, giving the protein MIRDARVLRAGFVPREVEHRDAEVNHLSSVLEPITNGEPADTAIVTGPSGVGKTCVSKFVTERLREEVLDVEATYVNCWRNYSRFRTLYQILDDIGATIDIHRQSTPHDELIDRLQQYDGPRTVVILDEVDQLEDPSLIYDLHSMEQFAVICIANKEEELFSRVDDRLVSRLRSSEHVRMDKYHNEQLYDILSARTKWGLENSVITDEQLYQIADAAAGDARLAIGMLRSAASTAARENHDRITTEILADAADDAKAQIKQKSLDSLTPHQRVVYDIVRDHGPLAPSEIHSRYTAEVDEPRTKRTVRTYLSKMAQYNLIEAEGTSRDREYSLVDSAAASPVS; this is encoded by the coding sequence ATGATCCGTGATGCTCGCGTCCTCCGCGCTGGGTTCGTCCCTCGAGAAGTCGAGCATCGCGACGCCGAAGTCAACCACCTCTCAAGCGTTCTCGAGCCGATCACGAACGGCGAGCCAGCTGACACGGCCATCGTCACCGGCCCGAGCGGTGTCGGTAAAACCTGTGTCTCGAAGTTCGTCACTGAACGGCTCCGCGAGGAAGTGCTCGACGTCGAGGCCACCTACGTCAACTGCTGGCGAAACTACAGCCGCTTCCGGACACTGTACCAGATCCTCGACGACATCGGTGCGACGATAGACATTCATCGGCAGTCGACACCCCACGACGAGCTCATTGATCGGCTCCAACAGTACGACGGTCCTCGAACCGTCGTCATCCTCGACGAGGTCGATCAACTCGAAGACCCGAGCCTCATCTACGACCTCCACAGCATGGAGCAGTTCGCGGTGATCTGTATCGCGAACAAAGAAGAAGAGCTGTTCAGCCGCGTTGACGACCGGCTGGTGAGTCGGCTGCGCTCCAGCGAGCACGTCCGGATGGACAAGTACCACAACGAGCAACTCTACGACATTCTGAGCGCTCGAACGAAATGGGGGCTTGAAAACAGCGTCATTACCGACGAGCAGCTTTATCAGATCGCTGATGCCGCCGCTGGTGATGCCCGTCTGGCTATCGGGATGCTTCGCAGCGCAGCCAGCACGGCTGCGCGGGAGAACCACGATCGGATTACGACTGAGATTCTCGCCGATGCGGCTGACGACGCCAAGGCACAGATTAAACAGAAGAGCCTCGATTCGCTCACGCCACACCAGCGGGTCGTGTACGATATCGTTCGCGATCACGGTCCGCTCGCCCCAAGTGAAATTCACAGCCGCTACACTGCGGAAGTTGATGAGCCCCGAACGAAGCGCACCGTTCGAACATATCTCTCGAAGATGGCCCAGTACAATCTGATTGAGGCAGAAGGGACGAGTCGGGACCGGGAGTACTCGCTCGTCGACTCAGCGGCTGCGTCGCCGGTTTCGTAA
- a CDS encoding RNA-guided endonuclease TnpB family protein, which produces MADDYVRRTAITRLEVTDEQRDLLEETISEWKRGCQLTTDMAWGNCNAKSDVQPLAYDDVREHTDLGSQHAILATHQAAQAITGCLERRSNGKQVSKPTFTAPTITYDTRTMTLFDDDTVSLSTTESRVRCDLALPEAEDGYQRQYLDSDHWSVTESTLTARDGDYFLHISFRRPKTDTERDTAEDGTVLGVDLGIENLAVTSTARFVNGREFSHNLREFEKVRAGLQQTGTRSAHRTLEQSSGRELRYVRDVVHQVSNAIVDEALRYKCDVIAFEDLTDIRDRTGASWGHKWAFRTLYEQVEYKAEAVGISVKQVGSAYTSQRCAECGFTAEENRRTRTDFRCVKCESEANADYNAAKNIGMRYVHRGQQSSRRTGDSQLALKSGTVTPSGGFTAHPDGFEAELTDKPLPQRANPSG; this is translated from the coding sequence GTGGCAGACGACTACGTGCGTCGGACGGCAATCACTCGTCTTGAGGTTACGGACGAGCAACGCGACCTCCTCGAAGAGACGATCTCCGAGTGGAAGCGCGGGTGCCAACTCACCACGGACATGGCGTGGGGCAACTGTAACGCGAAAAGCGACGTACAGCCCCTCGCTTACGACGACGTGCGCGAACACACCGACCTCGGGAGTCAGCACGCGATTCTCGCCACACACCAAGCAGCTCAAGCCATCACTGGCTGTCTCGAACGCCGCTCGAACGGCAAACAGGTCAGTAAGCCGACGTTCACCGCACCCACGATAACTTACGACACTCGAACGATGACGCTGTTCGATGACGATACAGTGTCACTCTCCACGACGGAGAGTCGCGTCCGATGTGACCTTGCGCTCCCTGAAGCCGAGGATGGCTACCAACGGCAGTATCTCGACTCCGACCACTGGAGCGTCACGGAAAGCACGCTCACTGCTCGTGACGGTGACTACTTTTTGCACATTAGCTTCCGCCGACCCAAGACCGACACCGAGCGAGACACCGCCGAGGACGGAACGGTTCTCGGGGTCGACCTCGGTATTGAAAACCTCGCCGTCACCAGCACAGCACGATTCGTCAACGGGCGCGAATTCTCTCATAACCTCCGCGAGTTCGAGAAAGTCCGTGCAGGACTCCAACAGACAGGCACGCGAAGCGCCCACAGAACGCTCGAACAATCAAGTGGACGCGAACTACGATACGTTCGTGACGTGGTTCACCAAGTGTCGAACGCGATTGTGGATGAAGCACTTCGATACAAGTGCGACGTAATTGCGTTCGAGGACTTGACTGACATCCGCGACCGAACGGGTGCGTCGTGGGGGCACAAGTGGGCGTTCCGAACGCTGTACGAGCAAGTGGAGTACAAAGCCGAAGCAGTCGGCATCTCTGTGAAGCAAGTGGGTTCGGCGTACACGTCACAGCGGTGTGCCGAGTGTGGATTCACAGCTGAGGAGAATCGCCGAACTCGCACGGATTTCCGGTGCGTGAAGTGTGAGTCGGAAGCGAACGCGGATTACAATGCGGCGAAGAACATCGGGATGCGGTACGTCCATCGAGGCCAACAGTCGTCTCGGCGGACGGGCGACAGTCAACTCGCCCTCAAGTCTGGAACGGTGACGCCGAGTGGCGGATTCACCGCCCACCCGGACGGGTTCGAGGCCGAGCTCACGGACAAGCCCCTCCCTCAACGAGCGAACCCGTCAGGGTGA
- a CDS encoding saccharopine dehydrogenase NADP-binding domain-containing protein — MSSKTVVLGGSGAMAAGCVYDLHQTSDFDEIVVADADEENARRLLEVIDDDRFRFESVDATDTDDIVRVLEGADYVVNGLPYPFEENVLDAMQEVGNLTGVDLNAFDFEEVLDRSEEFAEAGNSLWFANGGLVSTIALGMAACERFDDVEDVNFYWGMWRLLTQTTPGLTDTVTYEHDPDVDERAKWEDGEVINDLPAFSEQRTFEFPDPIGEEDTYVISHPEPVTFPKAPVAQAKNVDSIITRGAWHEEWKRYERTLHASNAFETDSLEVDGAEVDPIEVMQQQVKNQGLELETQWKPPEDLSPETEWTPQTILSAEVTGTVDGQDDRAVFHLEQPSPFFDVDEITVMREYGCYVGVPLSVTLQLMADGAIDEDGIFITETSGLDAERYLEEMEERGFDFVTEETPSKSIAAQSR, encoded by the coding sequence ATGAGTAGCAAAACTGTCGTACTAGGCGGTTCAGGAGCGATGGCAGCGGGCTGCGTCTACGACCTCCATCAGACGAGCGACTTCGACGAAATCGTCGTGGCCGACGCTGACGAAGAAAACGCGCGTCGCCTCCTCGAGGTCATCGACGACGATCGATTTCGGTTCGAATCGGTCGACGCGACCGACACGGACGATATCGTGCGTGTTCTCGAGGGCGCCGACTACGTCGTCAACGGCTTGCCGTACCCGTTCGAGGAGAACGTCCTCGATGCGATGCAAGAGGTGGGCAACCTCACGGGCGTCGATCTGAACGCGTTCGACTTCGAGGAGGTACTCGACCGGTCCGAAGAGTTCGCCGAGGCGGGGAACTCCCTCTGGTTCGCTAACGGAGGCCTCGTAAGCACTATCGCGCTCGGAATGGCTGCCTGTGAACGGTTCGACGACGTCGAGGACGTCAACTTCTACTGGGGGATGTGGCGCCTCCTCACCCAGACGACGCCGGGACTCACGGACACGGTCACCTACGAACACGACCCCGACGTCGACGAGCGAGCGAAGTGGGAAGACGGCGAGGTTATCAACGATCTCCCGGCGTTCAGCGAACAGCGGACGTTCGAGTTCCCGGACCCGATCGGCGAAGAGGATACGTACGTCATCTCCCACCCCGAACCGGTCACCTTCCCGAAGGCCCCGGTCGCTCAAGCGAAGAACGTCGACAGTATCATTACGCGCGGTGCGTGGCACGAGGAATGGAAACGCTACGAGCGGACCCTCCACGCGTCGAACGCGTTCGAGACGGACAGCCTCGAGGTCGACGGAGCGGAGGTCGACCCCATCGAGGTCATGCAACAGCAGGTGAAGAACCAGGGACTGGAGCTCGAAACGCAGTGGAAGCCGCCCGAAGACCTGTCACCCGAGACGGAGTGGACGCCTCAGACCATCCTTTCGGCGGAGGTAACCGGAACCGTAGACGGCCAGGACGACCGTGCCGTCTTCCACTTAGAGCAACCGTCTCCGTTCTTCGACGTCGACGAGATCACCGTGATGCGCGAGTACGGCTGCTACGTCGGCGTCCCGCTGTCCGTCACGCTCCAACTCATGGCTGACGGTGCCATCGATGAGGACGGCATCTTCATTACCGAGACCAGTGGTCTCGACGCGGAACGGTACCTCGAGGAGATGGAGGAGCGCGGCTTCGACTTCGTAACTGAAGAAACGCCCAGCAAGTCGATTGCAGCACAGAGCCGATAA
- a CDS encoding universal stress protein — MVIVAAIDDSERAAPVLQEAQTIATNFDEAVHAVHVLQRSELVKVLEKDIEGQDLTDNYEVQQIGENIVSRATGESTLPEPTVSVRVGDPAAEISAYAEEQDARYVVIGGRQRSPTGKALFGSVTQDVMFESPTPVVNVALD; from the coding sequence ATGGTTATTGTGGCAGCCATTGACGATTCGGAGCGAGCAGCACCCGTTCTCCAAGAAGCACAGACGATAGCGACCAATTTCGACGAAGCGGTACACGCGGTTCACGTCCTCCAACGGTCCGAACTCGTCAAAGTCCTCGAGAAAGACATCGAAGGACAGGATCTGACCGATAATTATGAGGTACAACAAATCGGTGAGAACATCGTGTCCCGGGCGACGGGCGAGTCGACGCTGCCAGAACCCACTGTCTCGGTCCGCGTCGGCGACCCAGCAGCCGAGATCTCGGCGTACGCTGAGGAGCAGGATGCGCGCTACGTCGTTATCGGTGGACGGCAGCGGTCACCGACCGGGAAGGCGCTGTTCGGAAGCGTCACACAGGACGTGATGTTCGAATCGCCTACGCCGGTCGTTAACGTCGCTCTCGACTGA
- a CDS encoding BCCT family transporter — MSADSESAIAALRDEIDPFVFLGGAIATIIAIGYIAARPGAAGEFLTNANTFLWSELGWVFLWAMFLAVAFCLWLLVGPWGKIKLGGPDEEPEFSYTSFLAMLFSAGLSTGLVFYGPAEALFHYSSGPPYFGAEAESAAAVPDAIQYTMLHWGISPWSAYLIVGVTIAYYVHRKGAPIKPSTVFAPFIGVENLDKKWVKPLDLLMVIVSVGGVAVSLGFVVTQFLGGISYNYGVEVGNLGTILVTVGLTVGFTISAALGVKRGIRRVSTFNMYLFLFLLAVAFVFGPTSFLLNTGTEALGGYINSFVDMSLYSNSANGAEWVGSWTVFYWAWWFSFAPMIGIFITRICRGRTIRQVVFAGLIGTTAASFPWFIVMGGSSLWVQTRGTVDLLSIVFEQGREVAAFPLFETLMPFGGIFAAAYLLLVLTFLITTVDSTTLSLAMFTTDGSEHPSTINRVLWGGLVGLLSSLLLITGGLEALQNFVVLLGFPIAFVIGLCFIGLTIELERTRPVLLTERHKKADRESEDQQTVVDYLSDRRPAWAGGSDD, encoded by the coding sequence ATGAGCGCAGATTCGGAGAGCGCCATCGCTGCCCTCCGCGACGAGATTGACCCGTTCGTCTTTCTCGGCGGAGCGATCGCGACCATCATCGCGATCGGCTACATCGCCGCCCGTCCGGGTGCAGCGGGGGAGTTCCTCACGAACGCGAATACGTTCCTCTGGAGCGAACTCGGATGGGTGTTCCTCTGGGCGATGTTCCTCGCCGTCGCGTTCTGCCTGTGGCTGCTGGTCGGACCGTGGGGGAAAATCAAGCTCGGCGGACCCGACGAGGAACCGGAATTCTCGTACACCTCGTTCCTCGCGATGCTGTTCTCCGCGGGCCTCTCGACCGGGCTGGTCTTCTACGGCCCGGCCGAAGCGCTGTTCCACTACTCTTCGGGGCCGCCGTATTTCGGTGCCGAAGCCGAGAGCGCCGCTGCTGTCCCCGACGCGATCCAGTATACGATGCTCCACTGGGGTATCTCCCCGTGGTCAGCGTACCTGATCGTCGGTGTGACGATTGCCTACTACGTCCACCGTAAGGGCGCTCCGATCAAACCGTCAACCGTGTTCGCCCCCTTCATCGGCGTCGAGAATCTCGACAAGAAATGGGTGAAGCCGCTCGACCTCTTGATGGTCATCGTCTCAGTTGGCGGCGTCGCCGTCTCGCTCGGGTTCGTCGTCACTCAGTTCCTCGGCGGGATCTCCTACAACTACGGCGTCGAGGTCGGAAATCTCGGAACAATACTGGTGACCGTCGGCCTGACCGTCGGGTTCACCATTTCCGCAGCTCTGGGTGTCAAACGCGGCATCCGTCGCGTCTCGACGTTCAACATGTATCTATTCCTGTTCCTCCTCGCGGTCGCGTTCGTGTTCGGTCCGACATCGTTCCTGCTCAACACCGGAACGGAGGCGCTCGGCGGGTACATCAACAGCTTCGTCGACATGAGTCTCTATTCGAACTCGGCGAACGGCGCCGAGTGGGTCGGTAGCTGGACCGTCTTCTACTGGGCCTGGTGGTTCTCGTTCGCGCCGATGATTGGTATCTTCATCACGCGGATCTGTCGCGGTCGAACGATCCGGCAAGTCGTCTTTGCGGGACTCATCGGAACCACCGCAGCCTCGTTCCCCTGGTTCATCGTCATGGGCGGGTCGTCGCTGTGGGTCCAAACGAGGGGCACCGTCGATCTGCTCTCCATCGTGTTCGAGCAAGGACGCGAAGTCGCCGCGTTCCCGCTGTTCGAGACGCTCATGCCCTTCGGCGGCATCTTCGCCGCCGCCTACTTGCTTCTCGTCCTCACGTTCCTCATCACGACCGTCGACTCGACGACGCTGAGTCTCGCGATGTTCACCACGGACGGGAGCGAGCATCCGTCGACGATCAATCGCGTCCTCTGGGGCGGACTCGTGGGCTTGCTCTCCTCGCTGCTGCTCATCACCGGCGGACTCGAGGCGCTCCAGAACTTCGTCGTCCTGCTCGGGTTCCCGATCGCGTTCGTCATCGGGCTGTGTTTCATCGGACTCACCATCGAACTCGAGCGGACTCGTCCCGTCTTGTTGACCGAACGCCACAAGAAAGCCGACCGCGAGAGCGAGGATCAGCAGACGGTCGTCGATTATCTCTCGGATCGCCGTCCCGCCTGGGCGGGTGGTTCCGACGACTGA
- a CDS encoding Rieske (2Fe-2S) protein, with protein sequence MTKKRFEICPAAEFDAGERLIVDLDGFSVGVFNVDGEYHAMKNDCPHQRAPLCEGKLGGTTESDSPGEYEWVRPGQVVRCPWHGWEFDVTTGESVFNPHKVKAKTFETRVEPSECEDTVADGGCEGCGADLEGDEPPVETYDVEVEQGTVVVYL encoded by the coding sequence ATGACGAAAAAACGATTCGAGATCTGTCCGGCTGCCGAATTCGACGCCGGCGAGCGGCTCATCGTCGACCTCGACGGATTCTCGGTCGGCGTTTTCAACGTCGACGGGGAGTACCACGCGATGAAAAACGACTGCCCGCACCAGCGCGCACCGCTCTGTGAGGGGAAACTCGGCGGCACCACGGAATCGGACAGCCCCGGCGAGTACGAGTGGGTTCGGCCGGGACAGGTCGTTCGCTGCCCGTGGCACGGGTGGGAGTTCGACGTCACGACGGGCGAGTCGGTTTTCAACCCGCACAAGGTGAAAGCCAAAACGTTCGAGACGCGGGTCGAACCGTCCGAATGTGAGGACACCGTCGCCGACGGCGGCTGTGAAGGGTGTGGTGCCGACTTGGAGGGGGACGAACCGCCGGTCGAGACGTACGACGTGGAAGTCGAACAGGGAACGGTTGTGGTCTACCTATGA
- a CDS encoding amidohydrolase family protein: MAQDTQGTRQDRRSESELTLVDADVHQRWADDEAIAQYLPDRYRDDGLVLPELLYRNPGEFLRQDEKTEDGNKPGTDLQKICDDHLDKHDIDYAMLTGNSWFNLAALPHRDYAHELARAHNEWLVNDVLPVDDRFIGSMYVAPKAPEKAAELIREYGDHPQIRQVMLPGGAEVPYGRPQYWPMYEAAEEQNLAMAVHPFSEGHGTSNPPTGAGHPNNYIEWHTLLGSYYMGQLASIVTEGVLVEYPDLRWAFIEGGYGWVPHFMWRLDKNWKGLRSQVPWLEEKPSHYIRNNVWFASQPVEEPEQPEFHDYILEMMHADEMLIYASDYPHWDGDDPTWGLPPMDDDMEQAIKHENAAELWDLPTDGSKLK, encoded by the coding sequence ATGGCACAAGATACCCAGGGGACGAGACAAGACCGTCGATCGGAGTCGGAACTAACGCTAGTCGACGCGGATGTCCACCAGCGGTGGGCGGACGACGAAGCGATCGCCCAATACCTTCCGGACCGCTACAGAGACGATGGGCTAGTGCTCCCAGAGCTGCTGTACCGAAACCCCGGGGAGTTCCTCCGGCAAGACGAGAAGACGGAGGACGGGAACAAACCGGGAACCGATCTTCAAAAGATCTGCGACGATCACCTAGATAAGCACGACATCGACTACGCGATGTTGACCGGGAACTCGTGGTTCAACCTCGCGGCACTGCCTCACCGCGATTACGCGCACGAGCTCGCTCGGGCGCACAACGAGTGGTTGGTGAACGACGTTCTTCCGGTCGACGACCGGTTTATCGGATCGATGTACGTCGCACCGAAGGCGCCAGAGAAAGCCGCGGAGCTCATCCGCGAATACGGCGACCACCCACAGATCCGTCAGGTGATGCTGCCCGGCGGAGCCGAAGTGCCGTACGGTCGGCCCCAGTACTGGCCGATGTACGAGGCCGCCGAAGAACAGAACCTCGCCATGGCGGTCCACCCGTTCTCGGAAGGGCACGGAACGAGCAACCCGCCGACCGGTGCCGGCCATCCGAACAATTACATCGAGTGGCACACGCTCCTCGGCTCGTACTACATGGGACAGCTCGCCTCGATCGTCACCGAGGGCGTCCTCGTCGAGTATCCCGACCTGCGGTGGGCGTTCATCGAGGGCGGTTACGGGTGGGTCCCCCACTTCATGTGGCGGCTTGATAAGAACTGGAAGGGGCTCCGCTCGCAGGTCCCGTGGTTGGAGGAGAAGCCGAGCCACTACATCCGAAACAACGTCTGGTTCGCCAGCCAGCCCGTCGAGGAGCCCGAGCAGCCGGAGTTCCACGACTACATCCTCGAGATGATGCACGCGGACGAGATGCTCATCTACGCGTCGGACTATCCACACTGGGACGGTGACGATCCTACGTGGGGGCTGCCGCCAATGGACGACGACATGGAGCAAGCGATCAAACACGAGAACGCGGCCGAGTTGTGGGATCTCCCGACGGACGGAAGCAAACTGAAGTGA
- a CDS encoding IclR family transcriptional regulator, whose translation MDDEANRPIKALLTMDDIVAALQKDGERGVTSIAETIDRPASIVHDYLSTLQQLGYVVQNEDNGAYELSFRYLELGGSVRDDVTLYNVAKPEVNALAEKTSSEFVTLSVEQNGMCVALDVVQNDLSISYDFTDGTHFHMHASAVGKAFLAQYSDNRVTEILDRHGMPAHTENTVTERDELEERFERIRESGISFDHEEYRMGMASVSTVIKDSTGGVLGGLSITGPAHRLREPDVEEEFRKELLSARNIIELNYSSSDATS comes from the coding sequence ATGGATGACGAAGCTAACCGTCCGATCAAGGCGTTACTGACGATGGACGATATCGTGGCGGCACTCCAGAAAGACGGTGAGCGTGGTGTGACCTCGATCGCAGAGACGATCGACAGACCGGCGAGCATTGTTCACGACTACCTGAGCACGCTTCAGCAATTGGGGTACGTGGTACAGAACGAGGACAACGGTGCGTACGAACTCAGCTTCCGGTATTTGGAACTCGGGGGATCCGTTCGCGACGACGTCACGCTTTACAACGTAGCGAAGCCGGAAGTGAATGCCCTCGCCGAAAAAACCAGCAGCGAATTCGTCACGCTGTCCGTCGAACAGAACGGAATGTGCGTCGCGCTCGATGTCGTTCAGAACGATCTCAGCATCTCGTACGACTTTACCGACGGGACGCACTTTCACATGCACGCCTCTGCCGTCGGCAAAGCGTTCCTCGCACAGTACTCCGACAACCGCGTAACCGAGATACTCGACCGACACGGAATGCCCGCACACACGGAAAACACGGTCACGGAGCGTGACGAACTCGAAGAACGGTTCGAACGGATCCGCGAGAGCGGCATCTCCTTCGACCACGAAGAATACAGGATGGGGATGGCGTCGGTCTCGACGGTGATCAAGGATTCAACCGGTGGCGTTCTCGGCGGCCTCAGTATCACCGGCCCTGCGCACCGCTTGCGAGAACCCGATGTCGAAGAGGAGTTTCGAAAGGAGCTCCTCTCGGCCAGAAATATAATCGAACTAAACTACAGTTCGAGTGATGCGACCAGCTAA
- a CDS encoding IclR family transcriptional regulator encodes MDRTNAPVESITTLLSVVEYLEQADKAGVTEISDSVGVSKSTVHNHLTTLRERGYVVNEDGRYRLGLRFLRIGETTRMQTDLFEIARPQIESLVEGLDVVGNLSAEEHGEGVYLYRSRGSDDVRFSTRAGERHDLHCTATGKSILAHASSDRLETLLESMDLVGYTENTITEREKLLDELKRVRDRGVAFDEEEYGPGLRCVGVPVFGSDDAVIGAISLSGPAADMKGEWYRETLRDRLLVTKNRIEVNLRDY; translated from the coding sequence ATGGACCGCACAAATGCCCCTGTCGAATCGATTACCACCCTCTTATCAGTGGTAGAATACCTAGAGCAGGCGGATAAGGCCGGTGTGACCGAAATTTCCGATTCGGTCGGTGTTTCGAAAAGCACCGTGCACAACCATCTGACAACGCTTCGCGAACGCGGGTATGTCGTAAATGAGGACGGTCGATATCGACTCGGGCTCCGTTTCCTTCGCATCGGCGAGACGACACGGATGCAGACGGACCTGTTCGAGATAGCGCGACCGCAAATCGAATCCCTCGTCGAAGGGCTGGACGTAGTTGGTAATCTGAGTGCCGAAGAGCATGGTGAAGGAGTCTACCTGTACCGATCTCGCGGAAGCGACGACGTTCGCTTTTCGACGCGGGCCGGCGAGAGACATGACTTACACTGTACGGCTACCGGTAAATCGATTCTCGCTCACGCTTCGTCAGATCGGCTCGAGACATTACTCGAATCGATGGACCTAGTCGGCTACACTGAGAACACTATCACCGAACGCGAAAAGCTACTGGACGAACTCAAACGGGTTCGTGATCGCGGCGTCGCGTTCGACGAAGAGGAGTATGGTCCCGGGCTCCGATGCGTCGGAGTACCGGTGTTCGGTTCCGACGACGCAGTAATCGGCGCGATTAGTCTCTCGGGGCCCGCAGCCGACATGAAAGGAGAATGGTATCGTGAAACCCTTCGGGACCGATTACTCGTGACGAAGAACCGAATCGAAGTGAATCTTCGAGATTACTAA
- a CDS encoding aldehyde dehydrogenase family protein: protein MATAHENYIDGEWIESESGDTFEVHNPAAPDETIASYQQSSAADAVEAVDAAVDAQDEWAATPGPERGRILRQAGMILADRKDELTTMLVEEEGKARPEAAGEVQRAIDIFHYFAGKASDLGGTMKASSSRDTTLYTRKEPVGVAALITPWNYPIAIPAWKLAPALAAGNSVVINPASAAPGVVLAVTEALDKAGLPAGVLNVVTGPGSEVGNEFITSEGTDAVSFTGSGQVGELVYDQATDAGKRVQTEMGGKNPTLVTDSADPAEAAEIVATGGFGTTGQSCTACSRAVVHEDVYDEFVDELVDAAEAIDIGPGVDHEMGPQVSADELESTLEYIDIARDEGATVAAGGGQPTGEAVETGHFVEPTVLTDVENDDTIACEEVFGPVVAVIKVSDFDEGVHVANDVEYGLSASVVTDDHTEAKQFIDKAEAGVVKVNEKTTGLELHVPFGGFKRSSSETWREQGDEGLEFYTIEKTVYDNH, encoded by the coding sequence ATGGCGACAGCTCACGAGAACTATATCGACGGGGAGTGGATTGAATCGGAAAGCGGCGACACGTTCGAGGTCCACAACCCCGCAGCTCCCGATGAGACGATAGCGAGCTACCAGCAGTCCAGCGCGGCGGACGCCGTCGAGGCGGTCGACGCGGCGGTCGACGCGCAGGACGAGTGGGCGGCTACGCCCGGCCCGGAGCGCGGTCGCATCCTCCGGCAGGCGGGGATGATCCTCGCTGATCGGAAAGACGAGCTCACCACGATGCTCGTCGAAGAGGAGGGGAAGGCCCGTCCCGAGGCGGCCGGCGAGGTACAGCGCGCGATCGACATCTTCCACTACTTCGCCGGGAAGGCGTCGGACCTCGGCGGGACGATGAAGGCCTCCAGCAGCCGTGACACGACCCTCTACACGCGCAAGGAGCCGGTCGGCGTCGCGGCGCTGATCACGCCGTGGAACTACCCTATCGCGATTCCGGCCTGGAAGCTTGCCCCTGCGCTCGCAGCGGGGAATTCCGTCGTCATCAACCCCGCGAGCGCCGCCCCGGGGGTCGTCCTCGCGGTCACAGAGGCGCTGGACAAGGCCGGGCTCCCCGCCGGCGTGCTCAACGTCGTGACCGGCCCCGGAAGCGAAGTCGGCAACGAGTTCATCACCAGCGAGGGCACCGACGCCGTCTCCTTCACCGGCAGCGGACAGGTCGGTGAGCTGGTTTACGATCAGGCCACGGACGCCGGCAAGCGGGTCCAGACCGAGATGGGCGGGAAGAACCCCACGCTGGTCACCGACTCAGCCGACCCTGCGGAGGCCGCCGAGATCGTCGCGACCGGCGGCTTCGGGACGACCGGCCAGTCGTGTACTGCGTGTTCCCGCGCGGTCGTTCACGAGGACGTGTACGACGAGTTCGTCGACGAACTCGTCGACGCGGCCGAGGCCATCGACATCGGTCCGGGGGTCGACCACGAGATGGGGCCGCAGGTCAGCGCCGACGAACTGGAGTCGACGCTGGAGTATATTGACATCGCTCGCGATGAGGGGGCGACGGTTGCCGCGGGGGGCGGCCAGCCGACCGGTGAGGCGGTTGAGACCGGCCACTTCGTCGAACCGACCGTCCTGACCGATGTTGAAAACGACGACACGATCGCGTGCGAGGAGGTCTTCGGCCCGGTCGTCGCCGTCATCAAGGTCAGCGACTTCGACGAGGGGGTCCACGTCGCCAACGACGTCGAGTACGGACTCTCGGCCAGCGTCGTCACCGACGACCACACCGAGGCCAAGCAGTTCATCGACAAGGCCGAGGCCGGTGTCGTGAAGGTCAACGAGAAGACGACCGGATTGGAGCTTCACGTTCCATTTGGCGGGTTCAAGCGGTCCTCCTCGGAAACGTGGCGCGAGCAAGGCGACGAGGGCTTGGAGTTCTACACGATCGAGAAAACCGTCTACGACAACCACTAA